A window from Sinorhizobium fredii encodes these proteins:
- the tesB gene encoding acyl-CoA thioesterase II codes for MSRPTETPMDALLAILDLEKLEVNLFRGLSPQVGWQRVFGGQVIGQALVAAQRTVDAGRYVHSLHAYFLRPGDPTVPIIYEVDRIRDGSSFATRRVVAIQHGKAIFSMSASFQFDEDGFDHQFDMPDVPMPETLPGEKELREKFLVHAPEAIRRYWERPRPIEIRPTSLEHYFSRDKAAPRQDVWVKAVGQVPDERHLQAAVLAYLSDMTLLDTSLYAHGTSVFDRTLQVASLDHAMWFHRPSKMDDWLLYTQDSPSAHGARGMTRGSLFDRSGVLIASVAQEGLIRKKAVE; via the coding sequence ATGTCGCGCCCCACCGAAACCCCCATGGATGCGCTTCTCGCCATTCTCGATCTCGAGAAACTCGAGGTGAATCTGTTCCGCGGCTTGAGCCCCCAGGTCGGCTGGCAGCGAGTGTTCGGCGGACAGGTGATCGGCCAGGCGCTCGTCGCCGCACAACGCACCGTGGATGCCGGCCGCTACGTGCATTCGCTGCACGCCTATTTCCTGCGGCCCGGCGATCCCACCGTCCCGATCATCTACGAGGTGGACCGCATCCGCGACGGGTCGAGCTTCGCGACGCGCCGCGTCGTGGCGATCCAGCACGGCAAGGCAATCTTCTCCATGTCCGCCTCCTTCCAATTCGACGAAGACGGTTTCGACCATCAGTTCGACATGCCCGACGTGCCGATGCCGGAAACCTTGCCGGGCGAAAAGGAGCTGCGGGAGAAATTCCTGGTCCACGCACCGGAGGCGATCCGCCGTTATTGGGAACGGCCACGGCCGATCGAGATCCGGCCGACCTCGCTCGAGCACTACTTCTCACGCGACAAGGCCGCGCCGCGGCAGGACGTCTGGGTGAAGGCCGTCGGCCAGGTGCCGGACGAACGGCATCTGCAGGCGGCCGTGCTTGCCTATCTCTCCGACATGACGCTGCTCGATACCTCGCTCTATGCGCACGGCACTTCGGTCTTCGACCGGACGCTGCAGGTCGCGAGCCTCGACCATGCCATGTGGTTCCATCGGCCCTCCAAAATGGACGACTGGCTGCTCTATACCCAGGACAGCCCGAGCGCGCACGGCGCACGCGGCATGACGCGCGGCAGCCTGTTCGATCGTTCCGGCGTGCTGATCGCCTCGGTGGCACAGGAAGGCCTGATCCGTAAAAAGGCAGTTGAGTAA
- a CDS encoding RidA family protein — MTRRLISTGSPFEKTAGYSRAVVKGDWCFVSGTTGYDYASMTMPKTVEEQARNCLKTIEAALKEAGFSLSDVVRNHYYVTDASFADRVFPIFGGVFGEIRPAATMVVCDLIRPEMLIEIEVTAFRG; from the coding sequence ATGACGCGCAGGCTGATTTCGACCGGATCGCCCTTCGAGAAGACGGCAGGCTATTCGCGTGCCGTCGTCAAGGGCGACTGGTGCTTCGTCTCCGGCACGACCGGCTACGACTACGCCAGCATGACCATGCCGAAGACGGTCGAGGAACAGGCGCGCAACTGCCTGAAGACGATCGAGGCTGCGCTGAAGGAAGCCGGCTTCTCGCTCTCGGACGTCGTGCGCAATCATTACTACGTCACCGACGCCAGCTTCGCCGACCGGGTCTTCCCGATTTTCGGCGGGGTTTTCGGCGAGATCCGCCCAGCCGCGACGATGGTCGTTTGCGACCTGATCCGCCCGGAAATGCTGATCGAAATCGAGGTCACGGCATTTCGCGGGTGA
- the metA gene encoding homoserine O-acetyltransferase MetA gives MPIKIPDTLPAFETLVNEGVRVMTETAAVRQDIRPLQIGLLNLMPNKIKTEIQIARLIGATPLQVELTLVRIGGYRPKNTPEEHLFAFYETWEEVKGRKFDGFIITGAPVETLDYEEVTYWDELQRIFDWTETHVHSTLNVCWGAMAAIYHFHGVPKYPLKEKAFGVYRHQNLKPSSVYLNGFSDDFAVPVSRWTEVRRADIDRVPGLEILMESREMGVCLVHEKKGNRLYMFNHVEYDSTSLSDEYFRDVDAGVPIKLPHDYFPHNDSTLPPQNRWRSHAHLFFGNWINEMYQTTPYELEKIGSGE, from the coding sequence ATGCCCATCAAGATTCCCGATACGCTGCCTGCCTTTGAAACGCTCGTCAACGAGGGCGTGCGGGTGATGACCGAGACGGCGGCGGTCCGCCAGGACATCCGCCCGCTGCAGATCGGGCTCTTGAACCTGATGCCGAACAAGATCAAGACGGAGATCCAGATCGCCCGGCTGATCGGCGCGACGCCGCTGCAGGTGGAACTGACGCTGGTGCGCATCGGCGGCTATCGACCGAAGAACACGCCAGAAGAGCATCTCTTCGCCTTTTACGAGACCTGGGAGGAGGTGAAGGGCCGCAAGTTCGACGGCTTCATCATCACCGGCGCCCCGGTCGAGACGCTCGACTATGAAGAGGTCACCTATTGGGACGAGCTGCAGCGGATTTTCGACTGGACCGAAACGCATGTGCATTCGACGCTGAACGTCTGTTGGGGCGCGATGGCGGCGATCTACCACTTCCACGGCGTGCCGAAATATCCGCTCAAGGAAAAGGCCTTCGGCGTCTATCGTCATCAGAATCTCAAGCCCTCCTCCGTCTATCTGAACGGCTTTTCCGACGATTTCGCCGTCCCCGTGTCGCGCTGGACGGAGGTACGCCGCGCTGATATCGACCGGGTGCCGGGTCTCGAGATCCTGATGGAATCGAGGGAGATGGGCGTCTGCCTGGTGCACGAGAAGAAGGGCAACCGGCTCTATATGTTCAATCACGTCGAATATGATTCCACCTCGCTCTCAGACGAATATTTCCGCGACGTGGACGCCGGCGTGCCGATCAAGCTGCCGCACGACTATTTCCCGCACAATGATTCGACCCTGCCGCCGCAGAACCGCTGGCGCAGCCATGCGCATCTTTTCTTCGGCAACTGGATCAACGAGATGTACCAGACGACGCCTTACGAGCTCGAAAAGATCGGCAGCGGAGAGTGA
- a CDS encoding HpcH/HpaI aldolase/citrate lyase family protein, producing the protein MTRATDHHPVRLRRSVLSVPADNPRALAKIKDLAADAVIFDLEDAVTPEHKAQARDALVSHLSANRPDGEAIIRINVAESGFREADLAASVVLRPDAILLPKVESPADIQAVLDWLSDNDAPESLRLWAMIETPRGVINVPAIAEMGRTVGGRLDCFVVGLNDLRKATGVPALPGRTYLVPWLMQVLLAARGSGLDAIDAVFNDFRDAEGFGTECRQGRDMGYDGKMLIHPAQIDEANRCFGIDQAALDEAHAIIGAFARPEHAGKGVINLDGRMVERLHLDEALKLATKADIIEKRKVKP; encoded by the coding sequence ATGACACGTGCGACAGATCATCATCCCGTGCGGCTCCGCCGCTCCGTGCTTAGCGTTCCTGCCGACAATCCCCGCGCGCTCGCCAAGATCAAGGACCTTGCCGCAGACGCGGTGATCTTCGACCTCGAGGATGCCGTGACGCCCGAGCACAAGGCGCAAGCCCGCGACGCCCTTGTCAGCCATCTGTCCGCAAACCGTCCCGACGGCGAAGCGATCATCCGCATCAATGTGGCGGAATCGGGATTCCGCGAAGCGGATCTTGCCGCCTCGGTCGTGCTGCGCCCGGACGCCATTCTTCTGCCGAAGGTCGAAAGCCCTGCCGACATCCAAGCGGTGCTCGATTGGCTCTCCGACAACGACGCGCCCGAAAGCCTGCGGCTCTGGGCGATGATCGAGACGCCGCGCGGCGTCATCAACGTGCCGGCGATCGCCGAGATGGGGCGCACCGTCGGCGGTCGGCTCGATTGCTTCGTCGTCGGCCTCAACGACCTGCGCAAGGCGACGGGCGTTCCCGCCCTTCCCGGCCGCACCTATCTCGTGCCATGGCTGATGCAGGTCCTGCTTGCCGCCCGCGGCAGCGGTCTCGACGCCATCGACGCGGTCTTCAACGATTTTCGCGACGCGGAGGGTTTTGGGACCGAGTGCCGGCAGGGGCGGGACATGGGGTACGACGGCAAGATGCTGATCCACCCCGCCCAGATCGACGAAGCCAATCGCTGCTTCGGCATAGACCAGGCGGCACTCGACGAGGCGCACGCGATCATCGGCGCCTTCGCCCGGCCGGAACATGCCGGCAAGGGCGTGATCAATCTAGACGGCCGCATGGTCGAGCGCCTCCATCTCGACGAGGCGCTGAAACTCGCCACGAAAGCGGACATCATCGAAAAGCGAAAGGTGAAACCTTGA
- the leuD gene encoding 3-isopropylmalate dehydratase small subunit produces MDKFVKLTGVAAPLPVVNIDTDMIIPKDYLKTIKRTGLGTGLFAEARYNEDGTPNPDFVLNKPAYQNAKILVAGDNFGCGSSREHAPWALLDFGIRCVISTSFADIFYNNCFKNGILPIVVSQADLDKLMDDANRGSNAVLSVDLEAQEITGPDGGSIKFEIDAFKRHCLLNGLDDIGLTLEKAGAIDSFEKSTAASRPWA; encoded by the coding sequence ATGGACAAGTTCGTCAAGCTCACCGGCGTTGCTGCGCCCCTGCCCGTCGTCAACATCGACACGGACATGATCATCCCGAAGGACTACCTGAAGACGATCAAGCGCACCGGCCTCGGCACGGGGCTTTTCGCCGAGGCGCGCTACAACGAGGACGGCACGCCGAACCCCGATTTCGTGCTCAACAAGCCGGCCTATCAGAACGCCAAGATCCTGGTTGCCGGCGACAATTTCGGCTGCGGCTCCTCGCGCGAGCATGCGCCCTGGGCGCTCCTCGATTTCGGCATCCGCTGCGTCATCTCGACGTCTTTCGCCGACATCTTCTACAACAACTGTTTCAAGAACGGCATCCTGCCGATCGTCGTCAGCCAGGCCGACCTCGACAAGCTGATGGACGATGCCAACCGCGGCTCCAATGCCGTCTTGTCTGTCGATCTGGAAGCCCAGGAAATCACCGGCCCGGACGGCGGTTCGATCAAGTTCGAGATCGATGCCTTCAAGCGCCATTGCCTGCTGAACGGCCTCGACGACATCGGCCTGACGCTCGAAAAGGCGGGCGCCATCGACAGCTTCGAGAAGTCGACCGCCGCATCGCGCCCCTGGGCCTGA
- a CDS encoding LON peptidase substrate-binding domain-containing protein — translation MHVGNARYLSPKDLPEIIPVFPLTGALLLPGAQLPLNIFEPRYLAMFDDALSGDRLIGIVQPSFAEGRSDIDSSPVPALCQVGCIGRITSFAETGDGRYITSLTGVCRYRLFAEISGVRGYRRFRIGPFAADLEGPDDEALVDREALLAAFRAYLDANKLEADWESVERASNRTLVNSMAMMSPYGPAEKQALLEAPDLKTRAETLIAITEIVLARNFGDLDNILQ, via the coding sequence ATGCATGTCGGAAATGCGCGTTATCTCAGTCCGAAGGATCTGCCGGAGATCATTCCGGTCTTCCCCCTGACGGGCGCGCTGCTGCTTCCGGGTGCCCAGCTTCCTCTCAACATCTTTGAACCCCGCTACCTCGCAATGTTCGATGACGCGCTCTCCGGTGACCGGCTGATCGGCATCGTCCAGCCCTCCTTTGCCGAAGGCCGCAGCGACATCGATTCCTCGCCGGTGCCGGCACTCTGCCAGGTCGGCTGCATCGGCCGCATCACCTCCTTCGCCGAAACCGGCGACGGCCGCTACATCACCTCGCTCACCGGCGTCTGCCGCTACAGGCTGTTTGCCGAAATTTCCGGCGTGCGCGGCTATCGCCGCTTCCGCATCGGCCCCTTCGCGGCCGATCTCGAAGGGCCGGACGACGAGGCCCTCGTCGATCGCGAGGCGCTGCTTGCCGCCTTTCGCGCCTATCTCGACGCCAACAAGCTGGAGGCGGACTGGGAAAGCGTCGAACGGGCGAGCAACCGTACGCTCGTCAATTCGATGGCGATGATGTCGCCCTATGGGCCGGCGGAGAAGCAGGCGCTGCTCGAAGCGCCGGATCTCAAGACGCGCGCCGAAACGCTGATCGCGATTACCGAGATCGTGCTCGCCCGCAATTTCGGCGATCTCGACAACATTCTGCAGTGA
- the trxA gene encoding thioredoxin, with protein MGGSDNPYAGSFGNQMTASASFGGQPAPNAAVAGDLIKETTTAAFARDVLEASRQQPVLVDFWAPWCGPCKQLTPVIEKVVKEAAGRVKLVKMNIDDHPSIAGQLGIQSIPAVIAFVGGRPVDGFMGAIPESQIKQFIDRIAGPAVDDSKAEVEAVLADAKALFEAGDAQNAAGLYGAVLQAEPENTEAIAGMVECMIALGQLAEARQALSQLPEEPAKAAAIGAVSKKLDQIEEARKLGDPVALEQQLAHNPDDHAARLKLAKIRNVEGDRTGAAEHLLTIMKRDRSFEDDAARRELLSFFEVWGPKDPTTIAARRKLSSLLFS; from the coding sequence ATGGGCGGTAGCGACAATCCCTATGCAGGTTCCTTCGGCAACCAGATGACGGCCTCGGCCTCGTTCGGCGGGCAGCCGGCACCGAATGCCGCGGTCGCCGGCGACCTGATCAAGGAGACGACCACCGCCGCCTTCGCCCGCGACGTGCTCGAGGCCTCGCGCCAGCAGCCGGTGCTGGTCGATTTCTGGGCACCCTGGTGCGGCCCCTGCAAACAGCTGACGCCGGTCATCGAGAAGGTGGTCAAGGAAGCCGCCGGCCGCGTCAAGCTCGTCAAGATGAACATCGACGACCATCCGTCGATCGCCGGACAGCTCGGCATCCAGTCGATCCCGGCGGTCATCGCTTTTGTCGGCGGGCGTCCCGTCGACGGCTTCATGGGCGCTATCCCCGAGAGCCAGATCAAGCAGTTCATCGACCGTATCGCCGGCCCGGCCGTCGACGATTCCAAGGCAGAGGTCGAGGCCGTGCTTGCCGACGCCAAGGCGCTTTTCGAAGCCGGCGATGCCCAGAACGCCGCCGGCCTCTACGGCGCCGTGCTGCAGGCGGAGCCGGAAAACACCGAGGCGATCGCCGGCATGGTCGAATGCATGATCGCGCTCGGCCAGCTTGCCGAGGCGCGCCAGGCGCTCTCGCAACTGCCGGAAGAACCGGCGAAAGCCGCGGCAATCGGTGCCGTTTCGAAGAAGCTCGATCAGATCGAGGAGGCTCGCAAGCTCGGCGATCCGGTGGCTCTCGAGCAGCAACTGGCACACAACCCGGACGACCACGCGGCACGGCTGAAGCTTGCCAAGATCCGCAATGTCGAGGGCGACAGGACCGGCGCCGCCGAGCATCTCCTGACGATCATGAAGCGCGACCGCAGCTTCGAGGACGACGCCGCCCGGCGCGAGCTCCTGTCCTTCTTCGAAGTGTGGGGACCGAAGGATCCGACGACGATTGCCGCCCGGCGCAAGCTGTCTTCTCTTCTCTTCTCCTGA
- a CDS encoding prolyl-tRNA synthetase associated domain-containing protein: MSEAQPKSAEDLFRFLDELGIEHRTKQHQPVFTVAESVALRDEIPGGHTKNLFLKDKKDNYFLLTVEENATVDLKTIHQTIGAASKVSFGKPEKLMEYLGVIPGAVTAFGAINDTSGKVKIILDEGLMEFDTINCHPLSNDQTTSIAATDMLRFMEATGHEPLVLKVTA, encoded by the coding sequence ATGAGCGAGGCACAGCCGAAATCCGCGGAAGACCTATTCCGCTTTCTCGACGAACTCGGTATCGAGCACAGGACGAAGCAGCATCAGCCGGTCTTTACCGTCGCCGAATCGGTGGCGCTGCGCGATGAAATTCCCGGCGGACATACAAAAAACCTGTTCCTGAAGGACAAAAAGGACAATTATTTCCTGCTGACCGTCGAGGAGAATGCGACGGTGGACCTGAAGACCATTCATCAGACCATCGGCGCGGCCAGCAAGGTCTCCTTCGGCAAGCCGGAGAAGCTGATGGAATATCTGGGCGTGATCCCCGGCGCCGTGACCGCCTTCGGCGCGATCAACGACACCTCGGGCAAGGTGAAGATCATTCTCGACGAGGGGCTGATGGAATTCGACACGATCAACTGCCACCCGCTCTCGAACGACCAGACGACCTCGATCGCCGCCACCGATATGCTGCGCTTCATGGAGGCGACCGGACACGAGCCGCTTGTCTTGAAAGTGACGGCCTGA
- a CDS encoding aldose epimerase family protein gives MSTDTEIFGHLPSGEPVHRLTLTGGGLTARVLTWGSVIQDLRLDGHQAPLVLGFEDFQSYPAHSSYFGATPGRNANRIGDGGFMLDGKAYQLELNEKGVTHLHGGSDNIGKRNWTILDRAEGSVTLRITDPDGRAGYPGNCTVTCTYALKPGGTLNVLYETETDAPTLANVCQHSYFNLDGGEDARGHDIMIAADHYLPTDERLIPTGEIRPVAGTAFDLREMTSLKRQMQGDRIAYDHNFCLSPERMRKRSVALVRSINSGVSLEVRTTEPGVQLYTGSKLNVPVSGLEGRRYGPFAGFCLETQVWPDAVNHRGFPNGVLRPGEVLRQETDYVFAKS, from the coding sequence ATGAGCACCGACACGGAAATCTTCGGCCACCTGCCGTCCGGCGAACCGGTGCATCGGCTGACGCTCACGGGCGGCGGGCTGACCGCCAGGGTTTTGACCTGGGGCTCGGTCATCCAGGACCTGCGGCTTGACGGCCATCAGGCGCCGCTCGTGCTCGGCTTTGAGGATTTCCAAAGCTATCCGGCCCACTCCTCCTATTTCGGCGCCACGCCCGGGCGCAACGCCAACCGCATCGGCGACGGGGGCTTCATGCTCGACGGCAAGGCCTATCAACTCGAGCTCAACGAGAAGGGCGTCACACATCTGCACGGCGGCAGCGACAATATCGGCAAGCGCAACTGGACGATCCTCGACCGGGCGGAGGGCAGCGTGACGCTCCGGATCACCGATCCCGATGGCCGCGCCGGCTATCCCGGCAACTGCACGGTGACCTGCACCTATGCGCTGAAGCCGGGCGGCACGCTGAACGTCCTCTACGAAACCGAGACCGACGCGCCGACGCTCGCCAATGTCTGCCAGCACAGCTATTTCAATCTCGACGGCGGCGAGGACGCGCGCGGCCATGACATCATGATCGCCGCCGACCATTACCTGCCGACGGACGAGCGGCTGATCCCGACCGGCGAAATCCGCCCCGTCGCCGGCACTGCCTTCGACCTCCGCGAGATGACCTCGCTCAAGCGCCAGATGCAAGGCGACAGGATCGCCTATGACCATAATTTCTGCCTCTCGCCGGAGCGCATGCGGAAGCGCTCGGTGGCGCTGGTGCGCAGCATCAATTCCGGCGTCTCGCTGGAGGTGCGGACGACCGAGCCCGGCGTCCAGCTTTACACCGGATCCAAACTGAACGTGCCGGTCTCTGGCCTCGAAGGCCGCCGCTACGGCCCCTTCGCCGGCTTCTGCCTCGAGACGCAAGTCTGGCCCGATGCGGTGAACCACCGAGGTTTTCCGAATGGTGTGCTGAGGCCGGGTGAGGTGCTCCGGCAAGAGACGGACTACGTTTTCGCCAAGAGCTGA
- a CDS encoding ubiquinone biosynthesis hydroxylase has protein sequence MIDVLIAGGGYVGLSLAVSLKKAAPHLEVTVVDGAPEGDWKRDERASAVALAAERMLEVLGVWSAIAPEAEPILRMVITDSKAADPVRPVFLTFEGDGGEGRPFAHMVPNTALVGALRDACRELGVAIRQAAMVESFKSGDHAVAVTLAGGEALEARLLVACDGVRSKLREAAGIKVVEFDYGQSGIVTTVEHERPHGGTAEEHFLPAGPFATLPLKNNRSSLVWTESSYDAERLLKEDDFIFEEELERRFGHKLGHLKVVGGRRAFPLGLTLARDFVAPRFALAGDAAHGIHPISGQGLNLGFKDVAALAETIVEADRLGLDIGSLAVLERYQIWRRFDTFRMGVTTDVLNRLFSNDITPVRVLRDVGLGLVDRLPSLKNFFIRQAAGIAGEADPRLLSGQPI, from the coding sequence ATGATCGATGTACTGATTGCCGGAGGCGGTTATGTCGGCCTGTCGCTTGCCGTATCGCTCAAGAAAGCGGCTCCCCATCTTGAAGTGACGGTTGTCGACGGCGCGCCGGAAGGTGATTGGAAAAGGGACGAGCGAGCCTCCGCGGTGGCGCTTGCTGCCGAGCGCATGCTCGAAGTGCTCGGGGTCTGGAGCGCGATCGCGCCGGAGGCCGAGCCGATCCTCAGGATGGTGATCACCGATTCGAAGGCCGCCGATCCCGTTCGCCCCGTGTTTCTGACCTTCGAGGGCGATGGCGGCGAGGGCCGTCCCTTTGCGCATATGGTGCCGAACACCGCGCTGGTCGGCGCCTTGCGCGACGCGTGCCGGGAGCTCGGCGTGGCCATCCGCCAGGCGGCGATGGTTGAGAGCTTCAAGAGCGGCGATCACGCCGTTGCCGTGACGCTTGCCGGCGGCGAGGCGCTCGAGGCGCGGCTGCTAGTCGCCTGCGACGGCGTGCGTTCGAAATTGCGCGAGGCGGCCGGCATCAAGGTCGTCGAGTTCGATTACGGCCAGTCCGGCATCGTGACGACGGTCGAGCACGAGCGGCCGCATGGCGGCACGGCGGAGGAGCATTTCCTGCCGGCCGGCCCCTTCGCCACCCTGCCGCTCAAGAACAACCGCTCCTCGCTCGTCTGGACGGAGAGCAGCTACGATGCCGAAAGGCTGCTGAAAGAGGATGACTTCATTTTCGAAGAGGAACTGGAGCGCCGCTTCGGCCATAAGCTCGGCCATCTCAAGGTGGTCGGCGGCCGCAGGGCCTTTCCGCTGGGCCTGACGCTGGCGCGCGATTTCGTGGCCCCGCGCTTCGCGCTGGCGGGCGATGCCGCCCACGGCATTCACCCGATCTCCGGCCAGGGCCTCAATCTCGGCTTCAAGGACGTGGCCGCCCTTGCCGAAACGATCGTCGAGGCGGACCGCCTCGGCCTCGATATCGGCTCGCTCGCCGTCCTCGAGCGCTACCAGATCTGGCGGCGCTTCGACACGTTCCGGATGGGCGTGACGACGGATGTGCTGAACCGGCTGTTCTCCAACGACATCACGCCGGTGAGGGTGCTGCGCGACGTCGGCCTCGGCCTCGTCGATCGCCTGCCGTCGCTCAAGAATTTCTTTATCCGCCAGGCGGCCGGCATTGCCGGCGAAGCGGACCCGCGATTGCTTTCGGGGCAGCCTATCTGA
- a CDS encoding DUF1737 domain-containing protein, translated as MKLYRFLTGPDDASFCHKVTAALNQGWSLHGSPTYAFNADTQHMQCGQAVVKEVEGKDYQPDMKLSEQ; from the coding sequence TTGAAACTCTACCGATTTCTGACCGGTCCCGACGACGCTTCGTTTTGCCACAAGGTGACGGCGGCTTTGAACCAGGGTTGGAGCCTGCACGGCTCGCCTACCTATGCCTTCAACGCCGATACCCAGCACATGCAATGCGGCCAGGCGGTGGTGAAGGAGGTGGAGGGCAAGGATTACCAGCCGGATATGAAGCTGTCGGAGCAGTAA
- a CDS encoding Trm112 family protein — protein MDANASRVDPKLLELLVCPLTKGRLSYDAEAHELVSEKARLAYPIRDGVPIMLVSEARKIED, from the coding sequence ATGGACGCAAACGCCAGCAGGGTCGATCCGAAACTTCTCGAATTGCTCGTCTGTCCGCTGACAAAGGGGCGGCTTAGCTACGATGCCGAGGCCCACGAGCTGGTCTCGGAAAAGGCCCGCCTCGCCTATCCGATCCGCGACGGCGTGCCGATCATGCTTGTCTCGGAAGCGCGCAAGATCGAAGATTAG
- a CDS encoding AAA family ATPase produces the protein MQFEGTADYIAEKDLMVAVNAAIRLERPLLVKGEPGTGKTELARQIAAALGLDLIEWSVKSTTKAQQGLYDYDAVSRLRDSQLGDARVNDVKNYIRKGKLWQAFEASEKVVLLIDEIDKADIEFPNDLLQELDRMEFHVYETGETIRARHRPIVVITSNNEKELPDAFLRRCFFHYIRFPDAETLARIVEVHYPGIRKTLLSAALAAFYGIREVPGLKKKPSTSEALDWIRLLVADEIDPADLRADPKSMLPKLHGALLKNEQDVHLFERLAFMARRDA, from the coding sequence ATGCAGTTTGAAGGCACCGCCGACTATATTGCCGAAAAGGACCTGATGGTCGCCGTCAATGCGGCGATAAGGCTGGAGCGGCCGCTGCTCGTCAAGGGCGAGCCAGGCACCGGCAAGACCGAGCTCGCCCGCCAGATCGCCGCGGCACTTGGCCTCGACCTCATAGAGTGGAGCGTCAAATCGACCACCAAGGCGCAGCAGGGGCTCTACGATTACGACGCCGTCTCGCGGCTGCGCGACAGCCAGCTCGGCGACGCCCGCGTCAACGACGTGAAGAACTATATCCGCAAGGGCAAGCTCTGGCAGGCTTTCGAGGCGTCGGAAAAGGTGGTGCTGCTGATCGACGAGATCGACAAGGCGGACATTGAATTTCCCAACGACCTCTTGCAGGAACTCGACCGGATGGAGTTCCATGTCTACGAGACCGGCGAGACGATCCGCGCGCGGCACCGGCCGATCGTCGTCATCACTTCGAACAACGAAAAGGAACTGCCGGACGCCTTCCTGCGCCGCTGCTTCTTCCACTATATCCGCTTTCCCGATGCCGAGACGCTCGCCCGCATCGTCGAGGTCCACTATCCGGGCATCCGCAAGACCCTGCTATCGGCGGCCCTTGCCGCCTTCTACGGCATCCGCGAGGTGCCGGGGCTCAAAAAGAAGCCCTCGACCTCCGAGGCTCTCGACTGGATCCGCCTTCTGGTCGCCGATGAGATCGATCCGGCCGACCTGCGCGCCGATCCAAAATCGATGCTGCCGAAGCTGCACGGCGCCCTTTTAAAGAACGAGCAGGACGTGCACCTGTTCGAGCGCCTGGCCTTCATGGCGCGCCGCGACGCATGA
- a CDS encoding vWA domain-containing protein, with protein MFIPFFLELKAEKIPVTLREFLSLIEGMEKGIAAFDVEAFYFLARTALIKDERYIDRFDRVFRHCFAGLEAVSPSQNVAEVAIPEEWLKKLAEKYLTEEEKKLVEALGGFDRLMETLRQRLAEQTGRHQGGSKWIGTAGTSPFGAYGYNPEGIRIGQEGSRHRRAVKVWDRREFKDYDDTVELGTRNIKVALKRLRRWVRQGAADELDLSGTIRSTAEHGYLDVVTRPERRNAVKLLMFFDVGGSMDDHIRIVEELFSAARAEFRQMDYFYFHNCVYEGLWKDNRRRRADITRTTEVLRTYGSDYRAIFVGDAAMSPYEISHPGGSVEHWNDEAGALWLERLTAHFPRSIWLNPVPESHWRHTHSIGVIRALFHGRMFPLTLAGLQAATKELSR; from the coding sequence ATGTTCATTCCCTTCTTCCTTGAACTGAAGGCAGAGAAGATCCCGGTGACGCTTCGGGAGTTTCTGTCGCTGATCGAGGGAATGGAGAAGGGGATCGCCGCTTTCGACGTGGAGGCCTTCTATTTTCTGGCGCGCACGGCGCTGATCAAGGACGAGCGCTACATCGACCGTTTCGACCGGGTGTTCCGGCATTGCTTCGCCGGGCTCGAAGCGGTTTCCCCGTCGCAGAATGTTGCCGAAGTGGCGATCCCCGAGGAGTGGCTGAAGAAGCTCGCCGAGAAATATCTGACCGAGGAGGAGAAGAAGCTCGTCGAGGCGCTCGGCGGTTTCGACAGGCTGATGGAGACGCTGCGCCAGCGGCTTGCCGAGCAGACCGGCCGTCACCAGGGCGGCTCGAAATGGATCGGCACGGCCGGCACCTCGCCCTTCGGCGCCTATGGCTACAATCCCGAAGGTATCAGGATCGGCCAGGAAGGCTCGCGGCATCGGCGTGCGGTCAAGGTCTGGGACCGGCGCGAGTTCAAGGACTACGACGACACAGTCGAGCTCGGTACCCGCAACATCAAGGTGGCGCTGAAGCGGCTCAGGCGCTGGGTGCGCCAAGGGGCGGCCGACGAACTCGACCTCTCCGGCACGATCCGTTCCACCGCCGAGCACGGCTATCTCGACGTGGTCACCCGGCCGGAGCGCCGCAATGCCGTCAAGCTCCTGATGTTCTTCGACGTCGGCGGATCGATGGACGACCACATCCGCATCGTCGAGGAGCTGTTCTCGGCGGCCCGCGCCGAGTTCCGCCAGATGGACTATTTCTACTTCCACAATTGCGTCTATGAGGGCCTGTGGAAGGACAATCGCCGCCGCCGCGCCGACATTACCCGCACCACGGAGGTCCTGCGCACCTATGGCAGCGATTACCGCGCCATCTTCGTGGGCGACGCCGCGATGAGCCCCTACGAGATCAGCCATCCGGGCGGCTCGGTCGAGCACTGGAACGACGAAGCGGGGGCGCTCTGGCTCGAGCGCCTGACGGCGCATTTCCCGCGGTCGATCTGGCTCAACCCGGTGCCGGAGAGCCATTGGCGCCATACCCATTCGATCGGCGTGATCCGCGCGCTCTTTCACGGGCGGATGTTCCCGCTGACGCTCGCCGGCCTGCAGGCGGCGACCAAAGAATTGTCGCGTTGA